The proteins below are encoded in one region of Micromonospora yangpuensis:
- a CDS encoding cytidine deaminase → MTMRDTDRALVQAASAVAKLRCRSASHTLASAARTAQGRVVTGVDVVHPAVDACAEVVLLGAAATQGVGELETLVTVGDRGRSLVPPCDRCRRLLADHFPALRVIVGPLEDPQVVPVTDLTALVPPVAGDPDPE, encoded by the coding sequence ATGACGATGCGGGACACCGACCGGGCGCTGGTGCAGGCGGCCAGCGCGGTGGCCAAACTACGCTGCCGCAGCGCCAGCCACACGCTGGCCAGCGCGGCCCGGACCGCCCAGGGCCGGGTGGTCACCGGCGTGGACGTCGTGCACCCCGCCGTCGACGCCTGCGCCGAGGTGGTGCTCCTCGGCGCCGCCGCCACCCAGGGCGTCGGCGAGTTGGAGACCCTCGTCACGGTGGGGGACCGGGGGCGCAGCCTGGTGCCGCCCTGCGACCGGTGCCGTCGGCTGCTCGCCGACCACTTCCCGGCGCTGCGGGTGATCGTCGGCCCGCTCGAGGATCCCCAGGTCGTGCCGGTGACCGACCTGACCGCCCTGGTACCGCCTGTCGCAGGTGACCCCGATCCTGAGTAA
- the hrpA gene encoding ATP-dependent RNA helicase HrpA: MQTPPAPAATDTVRELHRRLAPLIFDDQRRLRRRLDGVKRLRDPQRRADTLAEITAEVGRAEARLAARQAAVPAVTYPAGLPVSERRDDIAAAIRDHQVVIVAGETGSGKTTQLPKICLELGRGVSGLIGHTQPRRLAARTVADRIAEELGTELGDVVGYKVRFTDQVSDRSLVKLMTDGILLAELQTDRMLRRYDTLIIDEAHERSLNIDFILGYLRQLLPRRPDLKVIITSATIETDRFAQHFADADGKPAPVVEVSGRTYPVEVRYRPLVEVTGDEADEDGENVRDQIQAIGDAVEELAAEGPGDVLVFLSGEREIRDTAEALGRLVQSKRSLLGTEILPLYARLSAAEQHRVFAAHSNRRVVLATNVAETSLTVPGIKYVVDPGTARISRYSSRLKVQRLPIEAVSQASANQRKGRCGRTSDGICIRLYDEQDFASRPEFTDPEILRTNLASVILQMTSIGLGDIAAFPFVDPPDRRNVTDGVNLLHELGALDPTETDPDKRLTPLGRRLAQLPVDPRLARMVLEGERNGCGTEVMVIAAALSIQDPRERPAEKQAQADQAHARFADAESDFVALLNLWRYLREQQRALSSSAFRRMCRAEYLNYLRVREWQDIVSQLRQVGRTPEGGAGRRGRRGAENPAADGGRRAGGADLPEEIDTPKVHQSLLAGLLSHVGLKDAQKHEYLGARGAKFALFPGSALFKKPPRWVMAAELVETSRLWGRVAGRVEPEWVEPLAQHLVKRSYSEPHWEKKQAAVLAYEKVTLYGVPLVSARKVNFGRIDAGLSRELFIRHALVEGDWQSHHQFLRDNRRLLAEIEELENRARRRDILVDDETVFQFYDERIPADVVSGRHFDAWWKTTRRERPELLTFTRELLVNAGRGGVDEQDYPDQWRAGPVALPLTYRFEPGTSTDGVTVDIPLPMLNQVPAESFDWQVPGLREELVVALIRSLPKAVRRNFVPVPDHARAALAAIRPGEESLLTALTRELRRMTGVSVPADAWDLSRLPPHLRVTFRVIGEEDKPVAEGKDLPALQRQLRQEVRQVVAAAAPEVARTGLREWSIGTLPRTVEQVRAGFAVTGHPALVDEGTTVGVRVFDSEAEQAAAHWAGTRRLLRLTVASPAKILQGRLSNEAKLALSRNPHGNVQQLIEDAAGAAIDKLVGDAGGPAWDAAGFTALRDRVRADLVDTVVEVMDRVRRVLAAAYAVEQRLGATRNLAVVAALADIRAQLAGLVHAGFVTETGYARLPDLLRYLTAIERRLDRLAGNPQRDRSQQDRIAVVQKEYADLLAALPETRRSSAAVRQIRWMIEELRVNVFAQALGTPYPVSEQRIYRAMDDAEGR; this comes from the coding sequence ATGCAGACTCCACCCGCACCGGCCGCGACCGACACGGTTCGCGAGCTGCACCGTCGCCTCGCCCCTCTGATCTTCGACGACCAACGTCGGCTGCGCCGGCGGCTCGACGGCGTCAAGCGCCTGCGCGATCCGCAGCGGCGCGCCGACACGCTTGCCGAGATCACCGCCGAGGTGGGTCGGGCCGAGGCCCGGCTGGCGGCCCGGCAGGCAGCCGTTCCGGCGGTGACCTACCCTGCCGGGTTGCCGGTGAGCGAACGCCGGGACGACATCGCCGCCGCCATCCGCGACCACCAGGTGGTGATCGTGGCCGGCGAGACCGGCTCCGGCAAGACCACCCAGCTGCCCAAGATCTGTCTGGAGCTGGGGCGTGGGGTGTCCGGGCTGATCGGCCACACCCAGCCCCGCCGGCTGGCGGCCCGGACCGTCGCCGACCGGATCGCCGAGGAACTCGGCACCGAGCTGGGCGACGTGGTCGGGTACAAGGTCCGCTTCACCGACCAGGTGAGCGACCGCAGCCTGGTCAAGCTGATGACCGACGGCATCCTGCTGGCCGAGCTGCAGACCGACCGGATGCTGCGCCGGTACGACACCCTGATCATCGACGAGGCGCACGAGCGCAGCCTCAACATCGACTTCATCCTCGGGTACCTGCGGCAGCTGCTGCCCCGCCGACCCGACCTGAAGGTGATCATCACCTCGGCGACCATCGAGACCGACCGGTTCGCCCAGCACTTCGCCGACGCCGACGGGAAGCCGGCGCCGGTGGTCGAGGTCTCCGGTCGGACGTACCCGGTCGAGGTGCGCTACCGGCCGTTGGTCGAGGTGACCGGGGACGAGGCGGACGAGGACGGCGAGAACGTCCGGGACCAGATCCAGGCCATCGGCGACGCGGTCGAGGAGCTGGCCGCCGAGGGCCCCGGTGACGTGCTGGTCTTCCTCAGCGGCGAGCGGGAGATCCGGGACACCGCCGAGGCGCTGGGCAGGCTGGTCCAGTCGAAGCGGTCGCTGCTGGGCACCGAGATCCTGCCGCTGTACGCCCGGCTCTCCGCCGCCGAGCAGCACCGGGTCTTCGCCGCGCACAGCAACCGCCGGGTGGTACTGGCCACCAACGTGGCGGAGACCTCGCTGACCGTACCGGGGATCAAGTACGTGGTGGACCCGGGCACCGCCCGGATCTCGCGGTACTCCAGCCGGTTGAAGGTGCAGCGGCTGCCGATCGAGGCGGTGTCGCAGGCCTCGGCCAACCAGCGCAAGGGCCGCTGCGGGCGGACCTCGGACGGCATCTGCATCCGCCTCTACGACGAGCAGGACTTCGCCAGCCGCCCCGAGTTCACCGACCCGGAGATCCTGCGGACCAACCTGGCCTCGGTGATCCTCCAGATGACCTCGATCGGGCTCGGTGACATCGCCGCGTTCCCGTTCGTCGACCCGCCGGACCGGCGCAACGTCACCGACGGGGTCAACCTGCTGCACGAGCTGGGCGCGCTGGATCCGACCGAGACCGACCCGGACAAGCGGCTCACCCCGCTGGGCCGGCGGCTGGCCCAGCTCCCGGTGGACCCCCGGCTGGCCCGGATGGTGCTGGAGGGCGAGCGCAACGGCTGCGGCACCGAGGTGATGGTGATCGCCGCCGCGCTCTCCATCCAGGATCCCCGCGAACGGCCGGCGGAGAAGCAGGCCCAGGCCGACCAGGCGCACGCCCGGTTCGCCGACGCCGAGTCGGACTTCGTCGCGCTGCTCAACCTCTGGCGGTACCTGCGCGAGCAGCAACGCGCCCTCTCCTCCAGCGCGTTCCGCCGGATGTGCCGCGCCGAGTACCTCAACTACCTGCGGGTACGCGAGTGGCAGGACATCGTCAGCCAGCTGCGTCAGGTGGGGCGTACCCCGGAGGGGGGTGCCGGGCGGCGGGGCCGGCGGGGCGCGGAGAACCCGGCGGCCGACGGCGGCCGGCGGGCCGGCGGCGCGGACCTGCCGGAGGAGATCGACACCCCGAAGGTGCACCAGTCGCTGCTGGCCGGGCTGCTCTCCCACGTCGGGCTCAAGGACGCGCAGAAGCACGAGTACCTGGGCGCCCGGGGGGCCAAGTTCGCGCTCTTCCCCGGCTCGGCGCTGTTCAAGAAGCCACCCCGCTGGGTGATGGCCGCCGAGCTGGTGGAGACCTCCCGGCTCTGGGGTCGGGTCGCCGGGCGGGTCGAGCCGGAGTGGGTCGAGCCGCTCGCCCAACACCTGGTCAAACGCAGCTACAGCGAGCCGCACTGGGAGAAGAAGCAGGCCGCGGTGCTGGCCTACGAGAAGGTGACCCTGTACGGCGTCCCGCTGGTCAGCGCCCGCAAGGTGAACTTCGGCCGGATCGATGCGGGCCTGAGCCGGGAGCTGTTCATCCGGCACGCCCTGGTCGAGGGGGACTGGCAGAGCCACCACCAGTTCCTGCGGGACAACCGCCGGCTGCTGGCCGAGATCGAGGAGCTGGAGAACCGGGCCCGCCGCCGGGACATCCTGGTCGACGACGAGACGGTGTTCCAGTTCTACGACGAGCGGATCCCCGCCGACGTGGTTTCCGGCCGGCACTTCGACGCCTGGTGGAAGACCACCCGGCGGGAGCGGCCCGAGCTGCTCACCTTCACCCGTGAGCTGCTGGTCAACGCCGGCCGGGGCGGGGTGGACGAGCAGGACTACCCGGACCAGTGGCGCGCCGGTCCGGTGGCGCTGCCGTTGACCTACCGGTTCGAGCCGGGCACGTCGACCGACGGGGTGACCGTCGACATCCCGCTGCCGATGCTCAACCAGGTGCCGGCGGAGAGCTTCGACTGGCAGGTGCCGGGGCTGCGGGAGGAGCTGGTCGTCGCGCTGATCCGGTCGCTGCCCAAGGCGGTACGCCGCAACTTCGTCCCGGTGCCCGACCACGCGCGGGCGGCGCTGGCGGCGATCAGGCCCGGCGAGGAGTCGCTGCTCACCGCGCTCACCCGCGAGCTGCGCCGGATGACCGGGGTGAGCGTGCCCGCCGACGCGTGGGACCTGAGCCGGCTCCCGCCGCACCTGCGGGTCACCTTCCGGGTGATCGGCGAGGAGGACAAGCCGGTCGCCGAGGGCAAGGACCTGCCGGCGCTGCAACGCCAGCTCCGTCAGGAGGTACGTCAGGTGGTGGCCGCCGCCGCGCCCGAGGTGGCCCGTACCGGGCTGCGGGAGTGGAGCATCGGCACCCTGCCGCGCACCGTCGAGCAGGTCCGGGCCGGTTTCGCGGTGACCGGCCACCCGGCGCTGGTGGACGAGGGCACCACGGTGGGGGTCCGGGTCTTCGACTCCGAGGCCGAGCAGGCGGCGGCGCACTGGGCCGGTACCCGCCGGTTGCTGCGGTTGACCGTCGCGTCTCCGGCGAAGATCCTGCAGGGCCGGTTGAGCAACGAGGCGAAGTTGGCGCTGAGCCGCAACCCGCACGGCAACGTGCAGCAGCTCATCGAGGACGCGGCGGGCGCGGCGATCGACAAGCTGGTCGGCGACGCGGGCGGTCCGGCCTGGGACGCCGCGGGCTTCACCGCGTTGCGCGACCGGGTGCGGGCCGACCTGGTCGACACGGTGGTGGAGGTGATGGACCGGGTCCGCCGGGTGCTGGCCGCGGCCTACGCCGTCGAACAGCGGCTCGGCGCGACGCGGAACCTGGCCGTGGTGGCCGCGCTGGCCGACATCCGGGCGCAACTGGCCGGACTGGTGCACGCCGGGTTCGTCACCGAGACCGGCTACGCCCGCCTGCCCGACCTGCTGCGCTACCTGACCGCCATCGAGCGGCGGCTGGACCGGCTAGCCGGCAACCCGCAGCGGGACAGGTCGCAACAGGACCGGATCGCGGTGGTGCAGAAGGAGTACGCCGACCTGCTCGCCGCGCTACCGGAGACCCGGCGGTCCTCGGCGGCGGTCCGGCAGATCCGCTGGATGATCGAGGAGCTCCGGGTGAACGTCTTCGCCCAGGCGCTCGGGACGCCGTACCCGGTCTCGGAGCAACGGATCTACCGGGCGATGGACGACGCCGAGGGACGCTGA
- the rfbB gene encoding dTDP-glucose 4,6-dehydratase has protein sequence MRILVTGGAGFIGSHFTRCLLDGRYPGFEDCAVTVVDKLTYASDRRNLPAVHPRLTFVRGDICDVALLREVVPGHDAVVHFAAESHVDRSIDDPAPFFESNVMGTHRLMAECARSAVARVVHVSTDEVYGSISEGSWDERCVLEPNSPYAASKAASDAVVRSYWRTYDLDVSITRCANNYGPYQHVEKVIPRFVTSLFTGRDITLHGDGSAVREWLHVDDHCRAISLVLAKGRAGEVYNIGGDVELTNRALAERILRLAGADWDRVRHVADRKVQDQRYSLDFRKISEELGYQPQIRFADGLTEVYHWYRENRAWWAMPYPEPRSTANALANSVPALPAGRVLPVQVG, from the coding sequence ATGAGAATCCTGGTGACCGGTGGTGCCGGTTTCATCGGGTCGCACTTCACCCGGTGCCTGTTGGACGGGCGTTACCCCGGCTTCGAAGACTGCGCCGTGACCGTGGTGGACAAGCTCACCTACGCCAGTGACCGGCGGAACCTGCCAGCCGTCCATCCCCGACTGACCTTCGTCCGGGGCGACATCTGCGACGTCGCGCTGCTGCGGGAGGTGGTGCCCGGACACGACGCCGTGGTGCACTTCGCGGCCGAGTCGCACGTGGACCGCTCCATCGACGACCCCGCGCCGTTCTTCGAGAGCAACGTGATGGGCACGCACCGGCTGATGGCCGAGTGCGCGCGCAGCGCGGTCGCCCGGGTGGTGCACGTCTCCACCGACGAGGTGTACGGCTCGATCAGCGAGGGCTCCTGGGACGAGCGCTGCGTGCTGGAGCCCAACTCGCCGTACGCGGCGTCCAAGGCGGCCAGTGACGCCGTCGTGCGCTCCTACTGGCGCACGTACGACCTGGACGTCTCGATCACCAGGTGCGCCAACAACTACGGGCCGTACCAGCACGTGGAGAAGGTCATCCCCCGCTTCGTCACCAGCCTGTTCACCGGCCGGGACATCACCCTGCACGGCGACGGCAGCGCGGTACGGGAGTGGCTGCACGTCGACGACCACTGCCGGGCCATCTCCCTGGTGCTGGCCAAGGGGCGCGCCGGTGAGGTCTACAACATCGGCGGTGACGTGGAGCTGACCAACCGGGCGCTGGCCGAGCGGATCCTGCGGCTGGCCGGCGCCGACTGGGACCGGGTCCGGCACGTCGCCGACCGCAAGGTCCAGGACCAGCGGTACTCGCTGGACTTCCGCAAGATCTCCGAAGAGCTGGGTTACCAGCCGCAGATCCGGTTCGCCGACGGCCTGACCGAGGTCTACCACTGGTACCGGGAGAACCGCGCCTGGTGGGCGATGCCGTACCCGGAGCCCCGGTCGACCGCCAACGCCCTGGCCAACTCGGTTCCGGCGCTGCCGGCGGGCCGGGTGCTGCCGGTACAGGTCGGCTGA
- a CDS encoding LysR family transcriptional regulator produces MEVQLHQLKYFVAVAEVRHFTQAADLVAITQPSLSKQIHALEADLGAPLFERVRGNITLTAAGEVLLPLARRILADVDTATREVQELVGLRRGRVRLGATPSLATALAPPVLRRFRDAHPTVDLQVEEGGSQDLVRHLLRGDLDLALIIMPAQGADPALRAEPILRESLVVASVDELPAARPTGRLRVTDLRDQPLVMFREGYDLRDVTLQACREAGFEPSFAVDGGEMDAVLSFVEAGLGVALVPGIVVVRRPGIRVTPLAPPGVQRTIAVARRREAVPTHAGRELRRILLDYVRAATETDALPPGVEPLG; encoded by the coding sequence ATCGAGGTGCAGCTTCATCAGCTGAAGTACTTCGTAGCCGTGGCAGAAGTACGACATTTCACCCAAGCTGCCGATCTCGTCGCCATAACCCAGCCGTCGTTGAGTAAGCAAATTCACGCTTTGGAGGCCGACCTCGGGGCACCGCTCTTCGAGCGGGTACGGGGAAACATCACCCTCACCGCCGCCGGTGAGGTGCTGCTGCCGCTGGCCCGACGGATCCTGGCCGACGTCGACACCGCCACCCGGGAGGTGCAGGAGCTGGTCGGGCTGCGCCGGGGGCGGGTCCGGCTGGGAGCCACCCCGAGCCTGGCCACCGCGCTCGCCCCACCGGTGCTGCGCCGGTTCCGCGACGCCCACCCCACCGTCGACCTCCAGGTCGAGGAGGGCGGCTCCCAGGACCTGGTCCGTCACCTGCTCCGCGGTGACCTGGACCTAGCGCTGATCATCATGCCGGCCCAGGGCGCCGATCCGGCACTGCGGGCCGAGCCGATTCTGCGGGAGAGCCTGGTGGTCGCCTCGGTGGACGAGCTGCCCGCCGCGCGCCCGACCGGCCGGCTGCGGGTGACCGACCTGCGCGACCAGCCGTTGGTGATGTTCCGCGAGGGCTACGACCTGCGCGACGTCACCCTGCAGGCCTGCCGGGAGGCCGGCTTCGAGCCCTCGTTCGCGGTCGACGGCGGGGAGATGGACGCGGTGCTCAGCTTCGTCGAGGCGGGCCTCGGGGTGGCCCTGGTGCCCGGGATCGTCGTGGTGCGCCGCCCCGGGATCCGGGTCACCCCGCTCGCCCCGCCCGGGGTGCAGCGGACCATCGCGGTGGCCCGTCGGCGGGAGGCGGTGCCCACCCACGCCGGGCGGGAGCTGCGCCGGATCCTGCTCGACTACGTACGCGCCGCCACCGAGACCGACGCGCTGCCGCCCGGCGTCGAGCCGCTAGGTTAA
- a CDS encoding succinate dehydrogenase cytochrome b subunit produces the protein MVVTRTRSPIRSNVGLKAVMAVSGIVLVLFLIAHMLGNLKVFAGASSFDDYAHWLRDLGKPALPGVWALWILRAGLVVAVLAHIWAATVLALRARAARPVKYAHRKKVQGSYAARTMRWGGVIILLFVIYHLLDLTTGHLNPVGDPSRPFANVVADFAPERWYVTLFYTVSIVALGFHLRHGVFSALRSLGQQTPGGERRARAVALAFAVVICAGFLVVPFAVLTGLVS, from the coding sequence GTGGTAGTCACGAGAACCCGGTCGCCCATCCGCTCCAACGTCGGCCTGAAGGCCGTCATGGCGGTGTCGGGCATCGTCCTGGTGCTGTTCCTGATCGCACACATGCTCGGCAACCTGAAGGTCTTCGCGGGCGCGTCGTCGTTCGACGACTACGCGCACTGGCTGCGGGACCTCGGCAAGCCGGCCCTGCCCGGGGTCTGGGCGCTCTGGATCCTGCGCGCCGGCCTCGTCGTCGCCGTGCTGGCGCACATCTGGGCGGCCACCGTGCTCGCGCTGCGCGCCCGCGCCGCCCGCCCGGTCAAGTACGCCCACCGCAAGAAGGTCCAGGGCAGCTACGCCGCCCGGACGATGCGCTGGGGTGGGGTGATCATCCTGCTCTTCGTGATCTACCACCTGCTGGACCTGACCACCGGCCACCTGAACCCGGTCGGTGACCCCAGCCGGCCGTTCGCCAACGTGGTCGCGGACTTCGCACCGGAGCGCTGGTACGTCACGCTCTTCTACACCGTCTCGATCGTCGCGCTCGGCTTCCACCTGCGGCACGGCGTGTTCAGCGCGCTCCGCAGCCTCGGCCAGCAGACCCCCGGCGGTGAGCGCCGGGCCCGCGCGGTGGCCCTGGCCTTCGCCGTCGTGATCTGCGCCGGCTTCCTGGTGGTTCCGTTCGCCGTACTCACCGGATTGGTGTCCTGA
- a CDS encoding endonuclease domain-containing protein has translation MRQPGGHGRNRPAPPQLRGRIFRGSTVVNDGLLSRNDLRSAAWQRLFRDIYADTDLTLTHRARCLAVSRWLAPPGTAIAGRAAAALHGAAATANEEPIDVLTPADVRMGPISGVRVHRGLREATDAVDRDGILVTTVTRTCWDLACWLTAMEAVVVVDALLRQRLTSQDDLRAYAWEHRDRRGWRALLRVVELTDGGAESPQESRTRVHLVRAGLPRPVTQYVITGQGRFIARVDLAWPAFKVAVEYDGRWHDDPEQLHRDRRRLNQLVGEGWLVLHVTARRLREDLDGFLGEVHIALRSRGARL, from the coding sequence ATGCGCCAGCCTGGCGGGCATGGCAGAAACCGCCCGGCGCCCCCGCAGCTGCGAGGTCGCATCTTCCGTGGTTCCACCGTCGTCAACGACGGCCTGCTCAGCCGCAACGACCTCCGAAGTGCGGCCTGGCAGCGACTGTTCCGCGACATCTACGCCGACACCGACCTGACCCTGACTCACCGGGCCCGTTGCCTGGCGGTGAGCCGTTGGCTGGCTCCCCCAGGCACGGCCATCGCCGGACGTGCGGCAGCCGCCCTGCACGGCGCGGCTGCCACAGCCAACGAGGAACCGATCGACGTGCTGACTCCCGCGGATGTCCGGATGGGTCCGATCTCGGGTGTACGGGTGCATCGTGGCCTGCGCGAGGCGACGGATGCCGTAGACCGGGACGGCATCCTCGTCACGACCGTCACCCGTACCTGCTGGGACCTGGCCTGCTGGCTGACTGCCATGGAGGCGGTCGTGGTCGTCGACGCACTACTCAGACAGCGGTTGACCAGCCAAGACGACCTTCGTGCCTATGCGTGGGAGCACCGCGACCGGCGGGGCTGGCGGGCGTTGCTGCGGGTCGTCGAGCTGACCGACGGCGGTGCGGAGTCTCCGCAGGAATCCCGGACGCGGGTGCACCTCGTGCGGGCAGGGCTGCCCCGGCCGGTCACCCAGTACGTGATCACCGGTCAGGGGCGGTTCATCGCACGGGTCGATCTGGCGTGGCCGGCCTTCAAGGTGGCGGTCGAGTACGACGGCCGCTGGCACGACGATCCGGAACAACTTCACCGCGACCGGCGTCGACTCAACCAACTGGTCGGCGAAGGCTGGCTCGTCCTGCACGTCACCGCCCGACGGTTACGGGAGGACCTCGACGGATTCCTGGGCGAGGTCCACATCGCCCTGCGATCCCGAGGCGCCCGACTCTGA
- a CDS encoding multicopper oxidase family protein gives MVTRRRLLVTGAVGTAAALAPPGWAGAGAGTGTSAPTLAAETIPKYVTRLRVPGTMPTVARTDADEYSVGLRQFRQQVLPTSLPGTRVWGFGSTAHPWTFRYPGNTIEARVDRPVRVTWRNELVDGDGRYLPHLLPVDPALHWANPAGGTEGRDTHPDPDRTPARYLGPVPLVVHLHGGHNLPENDGYPEAWYLPDARDIPAGYARVGSSYEEFDALANAGTHWSPGSARFEYRNDQQATTLWYHDHSVGLTRLSMYAGAAGFYLLRGGDADLPPGVLPGAAAGPDGTPHEIPMLIQDRSFRADGELSYPSGRAGMPFFGTTMVVNGNTWPVLPVQRRRYRFRLLNGCNSRFLQLCVAARPTSRPARPVLPIWQLGSDGGFLPAPVEQDRLALSIGSRSDVLIDFTDVPAGTELYLVNEGPDGPDARGGPADPQTTGQVLKFVVTDRIGPDDTVPAHQLRLPAVPPLGPADRVRRLSLSYANSTGHGVLQLGVVDQRGRPVPLPWGAPVTEQVGLGSTEIWELHNFTSQTHPVHLHQVQFELLGSGRSGGGPARGDQGGRHDTVPVFPGSVRRIKAHFDLPGRYVWHCHILEHEDHDMMRPYVVTPAGAPEAGGGGAAHLTP, from the coding sequence ATGGTCACTCGGCGGCGGTTGCTGGTCACGGGGGCGGTCGGCACGGCGGCGGCGCTGGCCCCGCCCGGTTGGGCGGGCGCAGGGGCGGGGACGGGGACATCGGCCCCGACGCTGGCCGCCGAGACGATCCCCAAGTACGTCACCCGGCTGCGGGTGCCGGGGACCATGCCCACCGTCGCCCGCACCGACGCCGACGAGTACTCGGTCGGGCTGCGCCAGTTCCGGCAGCAGGTGCTGCCGACCTCCCTGCCCGGCACCCGGGTGTGGGGGTTCGGCTCCACGGCCCACCCGTGGACGTTCCGCTACCCGGGCAACACCATCGAGGCCCGGGTGGACCGCCCGGTCCGGGTCACCTGGCGCAACGAGCTGGTCGACGGCGACGGGCGGTACCTGCCCCACCTGCTACCGGTCGACCCGGCACTGCATTGGGCCAACCCGGCCGGCGGCACCGAGGGCCGGGACACCCACCCCGACCCCGACCGGACGCCGGCCCGCTACCTCGGCCCGGTCCCGCTGGTCGTGCACCTGCACGGCGGCCACAACCTGCCGGAGAACGACGGCTACCCCGAAGCCTGGTACCTGCCGGACGCGCGGGACATCCCCGCCGGCTACGCCCGGGTGGGCAGCTCCTACGAGGAGTTCGACGCCCTGGCGAACGCCGGAACGCACTGGTCGCCCGGCTCGGCCCGCTTCGAGTACCGCAACGACCAGCAAGCCACCACGCTCTGGTACCACGATCACAGCGTCGGGCTCACCAGGTTGAGCATGTACGCCGGTGCCGCCGGCTTCTACCTGCTGCGGGGCGGGGACGCCGACCTGCCGCCGGGCGTGCTGCCCGGCGCGGCAGCCGGGCCCGACGGAACGCCCCACGAGATCCCGATGCTGATCCAGGACCGCAGCTTCCGCGCCGACGGCGAGCTGTCCTACCCGTCGGGCCGGGCCGGGATGCCCTTCTTCGGTACCACCATGGTGGTCAACGGCAACACCTGGCCGGTGCTGCCGGTGCAGCGCCGCCGGTACCGGTTCCGCCTGCTCAACGGCTGCAACAGCCGGTTCCTCCAGCTCTGCGTGGCGGCGCGGCCGACCAGCCGGCCGGCCCGCCCGGTGCTGCCGATCTGGCAGCTCGGCAGCGACGGCGGCTTCCTGCCCGCCCCGGTCGAGCAGGACCGGCTGGCCCTCTCCATCGGGTCCCGCTCCGACGTGCTGATCGACTTCACCGACGTCCCCGCCGGCACCGAGCTGTACCTGGTCAACGAGGGACCGGACGGACCGGACGCCCGCGGGGGACCGGCCGACCCGCAGACCACCGGGCAGGTGCTGAAGTTCGTCGTCACCGACCGGATCGGCCCGGACGACACCGTCCCCGCGCACCAGCTGCGGCTGCCCGCGGTGCCCCCGCTCGGACCCGCCGACCGCGTCCGGCGACTCTCCCTGTCGTACGCGAACTCCACCGGGCACGGCGTTCTCCAGCTGGGCGTGGTCGACCAGCGCGGCCGACCCGTGCCGCTGCCCTGGGGCGCCCCCGTAACCGAGCAGGTGGGACTCGGCAGCACCGAGATCTGGGAACTGCACAACTTCACCTCGCAGACCCACCCGGTTCACCTGCACCAGGTGCAGTTCGAGCTACTCGGGTCGGGCCGGTCGGGCGGCGGACCGGCCCGGGGCGACCAGGGTGGCCGGCACGACACCGTCCCGGTCTTCCCCGGCAGCGTGCGCCGGATCAAGGCCCACTTCGACCTGCCCGGCCGGTACGTCTGGCACTGCCACATCCTGGAGCACGAGGATCACGACATGATGCGCCCGTACGTCGTGACCCCCGCCGGTGCCCCCGAAGCCGGCGGCGGAGGCGCCGCCCACCTCACCCCCTGA